GAAAAGGTGTTGAGCGAAGGGTTTCAGCGTGACGAATATAATGGCTTTGTTGCAGAACTCGACCGAATTCACCAACGCGACGCGGCGCCTAAGGTAGTGTATTGCTGTGACAACGCGGGCGAGATTGTTTTTGATCGCCTACTCATCGAAGAATTGCAACGCGCCTATCCCCGTCTCGAGATTACCGCCGTTGTCCGTCAGAAGCCCGTTTTGAATGACGCCACTCTGGAAGACGCCCGCGTCGTCGGGCTGGATCAGGTTACGCGGGTGATTGACAATGGAAACGACCTGCTCAGAACAGTGATGGAGTTTGCCGGAGATGAGTTGCGCGGGGCATTCGCCCAAGCAGACGTCATCATCTCAAAAGGCCAGGCCAATTACGAAACGCTATCCCACCAACCCGAATTGATTTTCTTTATCCTCAAAGCCAAGTGCGACGTGATCGCTTCCTCATTGAGCGTCAAACTCTACGACGCCGTTATGACTCGCAGCCCCTATCTGGCCTCGAAAATACCGATCATCTAATCGAACGCTTTGCCTTCATTATTTTCTTTTACTCAATTATTTAATTGACGCCGCTCTGTCTCTCCTGTACATTCAAATTAAATAGGCAATCGGGCAAATGCTCGATTGGGTAAATTCAACTCTCGTGGGGGGAGGAGAAGATTATGGACGGACCAATCAATCGTAGGGAATTTGTGGGTGGGTGCGCAGCGGGGGCGATTGCTCTCGCAGCGAACCGGGTTCAGGCAAATCAGCAGTCCAACTGGCCGCTTCAAATGCCGAAGGTGAAAATTCATCAGTTGTATATTGGGCGCACTGGAGGAATTTATCTCTCCCGGCCCGAAGCGGAAATTCAACGCTTCGAAGACCATTTGAAACATATTGAACAAACACTTGGTGATGTTGAGTTCGTTGGCGGCGAGATCATCCCGCCGGAGAATGTTGACGCTCTTCTGCCCAAGATCAAACAAGCGGACGGCGTATTGTTTTTTCATCTTTCAGGACACGGGGGCGGCGCGCCTGAACAGGCGATGAAAAAAATCATTGAGACAGGCGTCCAAGCCACGGTGTTTAGCCAACCATTCAGCGGACACGGCTGGATGTATTTTCCCCGTTGGCAAAAAGAAGGTCACAAAGTCATGCTGGCGCCCAGCAGCGATTGGAGCGAGATTGACCGCGCCGTCAAGTTGATGCGCGTCGCGCCCCATTTGAAACGCACACGCATGTTAGTGATTCGCGGGCCGCTGGGCACCGAAGCGGCATGTTCGGCTGAGAAGGTCAAAGATACGCTTGGCGTTGAAAT
The Candidatus Hinthialibacter antarcticus genome window above contains:
- a CDS encoding ARMT1-like domain-containing protein — protein: MRYQHDCIACSKRQGNRIYNIALGGEPGSSEHYCEKLQQELNEKIDAFDPGHSPAQLSLTAIRAAQKYAGVEDPFVEQKKQNNQLALSLEPDLRKRIEASEDRLRIACLLAACGNIIDLGPADSFDINATIEKVLSEGFQRDEYNGFVAELDRIHQRDAAPKVVYCCDNAGEIVFDRLLIEELQRAYPRLEITAVVRQKPVLNDATLEDARVVGLDQVTRVIDNGNDLLRTVMEFAGDELRGAFAQADVIISKGQANYETLSHQPELIFFILKAKCDVIASSLSVKLYDAVMTRSPYLASKIPII
- a CDS encoding twin-arginine translocation signal domain-containing protein; the protein is MDGPINRREFVGGCAAGAIALAANRVQANQQSNWPLQMPKVKIHQLYIGRTGGIYLSRPEAEIQRFEDHLKHIEQTLGDVEFVGGEIIPPENVDALLPKIKQADGVLFFHLSGHGGGAPEQAMKKIIETGVQATVFSQPFSGHGWMYFPRWQKEGHKVMLAPSSDWSEIDRAVKLMRVAPHLKRTRMLVIRGPLGTEAACSAEKVKDTLGVE